The following are encoded together in the Deinococcus soli (ex Cha et al. 2016) genome:
- the hemH gene encoding ferrochelatase: MTDSTHTEAPLGVLFMAYGGPESLEDMPGYLADIRAGRVTTQAVLDEITNNYRQIGGKSPLPEFTRAQVEATMQELQARVQRPLKAYIGMRHWNPWIEDAVREMLDDGITQAVAIVLAPHYSSMSVAKYQKKIKAGLSMNHGHIDFEFVNEYHTESGYVTALANRVREGIEAFPEGERDDVHVILSAHSLPVRILREGDPYADQLHESARLIAAAAGLRDDQWSWSYQSAGRSPEPWLGPQLDEHLRDLSGRGIKKVVSVPVGFVSDHVEILFDIDIAAQETAAELGMTLVRPPALNTDPLFIGTLASVLERKVAALS; this comes from the coding sequence GAGAGCCTGGAGGACATGCCCGGGTACCTCGCGGACATCCGCGCCGGGCGCGTGACGACGCAGGCCGTGCTGGACGAGATCACGAACAACTACCGACAGATCGGCGGGAAGAGCCCCCTGCCGGAATTCACCCGCGCGCAGGTTGAGGCGACCATGCAGGAACTCCAGGCGCGCGTGCAGCGGCCCCTGAAGGCGTACATCGGCATGCGCCACTGGAACCCGTGGATCGAGGACGCCGTGCGCGAGATGCTGGACGACGGCATCACGCAGGCGGTGGCGATCGTGCTGGCCCCGCACTACTCGAGCATGAGCGTCGCGAAGTACCAGAAGAAGATCAAGGCGGGCCTGAGCATGAATCATGGCCACATCGACTTCGAGTTCGTGAACGAGTATCACACGGAAAGCGGGTACGTGACGGCCCTGGCCAACCGCGTGCGCGAGGGCATCGAGGCGTTCCCGGAGGGTGAGCGGGACGACGTGCACGTGATCCTCAGCGCGCACAGCCTGCCGGTCCGGATCCTGCGCGAGGGTGACCCGTACGCCGACCAGCTGCACGAGTCCGCGCGCCTGATCGCCGCCGCCGCCGGTCTGCGCGACGACCAGTGGTCCTGGAGTTACCAGTCGGCCGGGCGCAGCCCCGAGCCGTGGCTGGGGCCGCAACTCGACGAGCACCTGCGCGACCTGTCGGGCAGGGGCATCAAGAAGGTCGTGAGCGTGCCGGTGGGCTTCGTGTCCGACCACGTGGAGATCCTGTTCGACATCGACATCGCCGCGCAGGAGACGGCCGCCGAGCTGGGCATGACCCTGGTGCGCCCCCCGGCCCTGAACACGGACCCGCTGTTCATCGGGACGCTGGCCAGCGTGCTGGAACGCAAGGTGGCCGCGCTGTCATGA
- a CDS encoding acyl-CoA thioesterase encodes MTLPLSRPPLGGLPPVPPRETRVTHVVFPGLTNHHGTLFGGEALSLMDSAAFIAATRHCRKKVVTRHLDAMEFRHPIPQGSLVELVARVVRTGRTSMTVQVDVFREDMYSETRELACAGTFALVALGEDGQPAPVPPLAAEA; translated from the coding sequence ATGACCCTGCCCCTGTCCCGTCCCCCGCTGGGCGGCCTTCCGCCCGTGCCGCCGCGTGAAACGCGCGTGACGCACGTCGTCTTTCCCGGCCTGACGAACCATCACGGCACGCTGTTCGGCGGTGAGGCGCTGTCCCTGATGGATTCGGCGGCGTTCATCGCGGCGACCCGGCACTGCCGGAAGAAGGTGGTGACGCGGCACCTGGACGCCATGGAGTTCCGTCATCCGATTCCGCAGGGGTCGCTGGTGGAACTCGTGGCGCGTGTGGTGCGCACCGGGCGGACGAGCATGACGGTGCAGGTGGACGTGTTCCGTGAGGACATGTACAGCGAGACGCGGGAACTGGCGTGCGCGGGGACGTTCGCGCTCGTGGCGCTGGGCGAGGATGGGCAGCCGGCGCCCGTACCCCCACTGGCGGCAGAGGCGTGA
- the hemG gene encoding protoporphyrinogen oxidase, giving the protein MTDAAATDGAATAGDLPVIIVGGGITGLSAAWELQTRGVPFVLLEAGDYLGGKLHSERTEDGFLVERAADAFILGKPYAAQLAREVGLEAQVIHPREDTKKIYFLRGGQLLPFPPNMKMFVPLDDDSFLQSGVLSPEGLRRYLDEQNVPPKPPTDEDESLASFLTRRFGPESLNFIVPLAAGIYVANPLELSMKAAFPQFLKMEQEYGSVIRGSRATPRAAGPVFMSFQEGTSTLIRALQERLTGGEIRLNTPVLRVHEHGVTLAGGEDLRGRAVINTTPAWYAGAMYQRDYPEAASLIGQLKANSSVAVVLAYRAEQFPGDMLLHGLQVDASEDTLLKAITVHSAKMHGRAPDGHVLMRVFFKDIEPAKARVMAQETAERLFGAQGDPLWHAFGDWRGKNPAYVVGHLDHIARIRAALPAHQQIAGASYTGVGVPDCVNAGRTAARAVLAPVTA; this is encoded by the coding sequence ATGACCGACGCCGCAGCGACGGACGGTGCAGCCACGGCCGGTGACCTGCCCGTGATCATCGTGGGGGGCGGCATCACCGGCCTGAGCGCCGCCTGGGAACTCCAGACGCGCGGCGTGCCGTTCGTGCTGCTCGAAGCCGGGGACTACCTGGGCGGGAAACTGCATTCCGAACGCACCGAGGACGGCTTCCTCGTCGAGCGGGCCGCCGATGCGTTCATCCTCGGCAAACCGTACGCGGCGCAGCTGGCGCGCGAGGTCGGCCTGGAAGCTCAGGTCATCCACCCGCGCGAGGACACGAAGAAGATCTACTTCCTGCGCGGCGGCCAGCTCCTGCCGTTCCCGCCGAACATGAAGATGTTCGTGCCGCTGGACGACGACTCGTTCCTGCAGAGTGGCGTCCTCTCCCCCGAGGGCCTGCGCCGCTACCTGGACGAGCAGAACGTGCCACCCAAACCGCCCACCGACGAGGACGAGTCGCTCGCGTCGTTCCTCACGCGGCGGTTCGGGCCGGAAAGCCTGAACTTCATCGTGCCGCTCGCCGCCGGGATCTACGTGGCGAACCCGCTGGAACTCAGCATGAAAGCCGCGTTCCCGCAGTTCCTGAAGATGGAACAGGAGTACGGCAGCGTCATCCGGGGCAGCCGCGCCACGCCCCGCGCCGCCGGCCCCGTCTTCATGTCCTTCCAGGAGGGCACGAGTACCCTGATCCGCGCGCTGCAGGAACGCCTGACCGGCGGCGAGATCCGCCTGAATACCCCTGTCCTGCGCGTGCACGAGCACGGCGTGACCCTCGCGGGCGGCGAGGACCTGCGCGGCCGGGCCGTCATCAACACCACCCCCGCGTGGTACGCGGGCGCCATGTATCAGCGGGACTACCCGGAGGCCGCCAGCCTGATCGGGCAGCTCAAGGCGAACAGCAGCGTCGCCGTGGTGCTCGCGTACCGCGCCGAGCAGTTCCCCGGCGACATGCTCCTGCACGGCCTGCAGGTGGACGCCAGCGAGGACACCCTCCTGAAGGCCATCACGGTGCACTCCGCGAAGATGCACGGCCGCGCCCCGGACGGGCACGTCCTGATGCGCGTGTTCTTCAAGGACATCGAACCCGCCAAGGCCCGCGTCATGGCGCAGGAGACCGCCGAGCGGCTGTTCGGCGCGCAGGGCGACCCGCTGTGGCACGCGTTCGGCGACTGGCGCGGCAAGAACCCCGCGTACGTCGTCGGGCACCTCGACCACATCGCGCGCATCCGCGCCGCGCTGCCCGCACACCAGCAGATCGCCGGGGCCAGCTACACCGGTGTGGGCGTCCCCGACTGCGTGAATGCCGGACGCACCGCCGCCCGCGCCGTCCTGGCACCCGTCACCGCGTAG
- a CDS encoding ribonucleotide reductase stimulatory protein has translation MFDSLTGNVRRFATTLAREAGGLPVGSVRDEPPAPGEGFLLLTYTFGSGQVPDSTAAFLREHGAGLRGVVASGSYHWGENFGRAGDRIAAQFGVPLVARLNKGGTAADRAAVLAWLAGQGKESSAAWVSPLVAERTNEWIPGLN, from the coding sequence GTGTTCGATTCCCTGACGGGGAACGTGCGGCGGTTTGCGACCACCCTGGCGCGCGAGGCAGGGGGCCTGCCGGTCGGATCGGTGCGGGACGAGCCGCCCGCGCCGGGTGAGGGGTTCCTGCTGCTGACGTACACGTTCGGGTCGGGGCAGGTGCCGGACAGCACCGCCGCGTTCCTGCGCGAGCACGGCGCGGGCCTGCGGGGCGTGGTGGCGAGCGGCAGTTACCACTGGGGCGAGAACTTCGGGCGGGCGGGCGACCGGATCGCCGCGCAGTTCGGGGTGCCGCTGGTGGCCCGGCTGAACAAGGGCGGGACGGCGGCCGACCGCGCGGCGGTGCTGGCGTGGCTGGCGGGGCAGGGCAAGGAATCGAGTGCAGCGTGGGTGTCGCCCCTGGTGGCGGAAAGGACGAACGAATGGATCCCTGGATTGAACTGA